The uncultured Methanolobus sp. sequence AACAACACTACTGTGAGAAACTCTTGGAGTCCAGCCGGAACTGGAATTGACTTCACTCCAGGTGGCACCACTATCAGTTGACCTCCAGGTGTCGTTATGGTAAGTTACTGAATCATCACCACCTCCCATTAATACGATGCTATCGTCAGGAAGAACAACACTACTGTGATATTCTCTTCCAGACCAGCCTACACTGGAATTTATTTCAGTCCAGGTGGCACCACTATCAGTTGACCTCCATACGTCATCTTCCCTATGAGTACCGTTAAAGCCCCCCATCAATACAATACTGCCGTCAGAAAGAACAACACTGCTGTGACCACTTCTTGGAGACCAGCCAGCACTGGAGTTGATCTCGGTCCAGGTGGTACCAGCATCGTTTGACCTCCATACATCGTTTTGTTTACTGCCGTCATCTCCACCCATAAGTACGATGCTGTCATCGGGGAGAACAACACACCTGTGACCATATCTTGCAGACCAGCCGGAACTGGAATTAACCTCGGTCCAGGTACTGCCATTATCATTTGACATCCATGTATCATTTACATTACCTGTTATACCTGCGGATGGGTCATAACCACCCATGATCACAATACTACCATCGGAAAGTACAACACTGCTGAAATCTTCTCTTCCGGACCAGCCGGAACTGGAGTTAATCTCGGTCCAAGCCCCGGATAGATCTTCATCACCAAAATACCATGCCCAGCCTATCGGACTGTTTGTTGAAAGATCAGTGAAAGTAACAGGAAGCGGAGACACACCGGTAGTTGGATTAGAGCTGAAATCTGCAACAGGAGCAGCAGCAGAAGCAACAGATGAAAACAGAATAAGCATGATAATTCCAGAGATTATGTGTTTCATATCAGAACCTCCTGAAATCATTTTCAGCTTTTGATAACGCGATTAACTGCAGTGCATTCATAGTAGAAATGAATAATAGCCATAATCTAGAAAACTTTGATACATGATCCAAATATGTCAACTCCAACACCCTTATTTTGTAAACGAATTAAAAAATAATAGTTCTATATAATATTGTGTATAAGAGTGCAATTATAAAGAGATTGTTATGAATTGTATCTCTTTTGCTGATGTCATCAAAAAAGGAAATGCGTTGCTTCTGGTGAATATGAACTATCCTTTTATGCAAAAAACGATAATTCCGGAGTAAGGAAACTGCTTGAATCTGCCTGCACTGTTGTGCTTGCCGAACTATTCTCAGAACGGATCGTGACTTCTTTGGTAACATCTATATTCTCAATGTGAGTTCCGTCTGTTACGGTAATTATATCACCGGTGCTCGCATTTGCAAGTGTGGCTGTGATGGTGGTGTTTCCATAACCGGAACCGACCATGATCTCTTCTGCTGAAACTGTACCTGTGCATGATAGTAATATGCACAAAAATAATACTGAAATAATGGAAGTTAGCTGTACTCTCATCCTATGTACTTCTTCAAAATAAATAATAGTCATTATATATTTATTATGTTGCGGGTGTGGTCATATAAAAATGGTCTAACAATGCTGGTTTTTTACAGTGTGAACTATAAAAAATATAACGATTACGATGTGAGCCTTTGTTGTAAAAAAACAGAAATAAAAAGTAAAAAAAAAGAGCTTATTGCTCTCCTTTAACCAGAGATTATTTTCTTCTCAAAAGAACTACAAGTGAAATTAACACGATTCCTGCAATTGCAGTGAATCCTGGAGTATCAGAAACTATTTGTTCCGGAACTAAAATCCTCACCCAGCACACTCTCTGCCAGCAGCACCGAAACATCCTTAATCTTCATTTCCTCACCCTTTGACTTACAGGCACCTTCCATGTGATGCACACAGAAAGGACAGTATGAAGCCAGAATGTCAGCCTTGTCCTTATAACCCTGAACCGTCAGCATGGCAATGTCATTTGCAATCTCCGGGAAATTTGGTTTAAGACCACCAGGTCCGCCACAACACATTTGTTTACCGTCAAAAAGCTCATTGACCTGCACACCCATACTTTCAAGAATGCTACGTGGGACATCCTTTGAATCTCTCATAGGACATGCATCCCTTACAGAAACGGTCAGCTCAAGCTTATTGGGTTTGAGTGTGCCATCTGCTATCATGTCCTTAAACACATTAAGGGAATGCTCAACCTCAAAATTCAGTTCACGGTAGAGTTTCGGGTACTCTTTACCAAGTACCAGATAACAACCGGGACATGAGGCTATTACCTTCTTCACTCCAAGTGATTCGATATAATCAACAAACTTTCTGGCATGCTCTGCAAGCTGCTCAAGATGACCATTATCAAGAAGGAAGAGCCCGCAGCATTTCTCTTCTTCCAGTATCATGGGCTTTATTCCTGTATGATTGAGCAGGCGAATTGTAGCTCTGGCAATATCCGGTTGGCTATATGAAACCCAGCAGCCTGCCATGTAAGCGATCTCGGAACTTTCAGCAATGTCAAGGTCATCTGTTATCCAGTCAAACCTCTTTTCAGGGTCCTTGGCTCCGGGACTGTTGTGCTCAATTATGTTATTCGAGATAGCTGTGGTCTTTGCAGGTTCCCTGCCCTGCTTTGCCAGCAGTCCTCTCTCATATTGGATTATATCTGTGATTGGAATATTCACCGGGCACACATCGTCACAAGCACCGCAGCGGGTTGAAAGGTAGATATTGTCGTACTCTTCCTGTGTAAGCTCTTCGCCTGCAGCAATCTTTTCAAGACTCTCTATTTTGCCCTGCGGAGTGTAAATGTTACCTTCGGTAACCTTGTTCACAGGACAGACGTCCCAGCATTTCTTGCAGTCTATACAATAACTTACCTCAAGTTCGAATTT is a genomic window containing:
- a CDS encoding (Fe-S)-binding protein, whose amino-acid sequence is MNGIKGEMMNKFELEVSYCIDCKKCWDVCPVNKVTEGNIYTPQGKIESLEKIAAGEELTQEEYDNIYLSTRCGACDDVCPVNIPITDIIQYERGLLAKQGREPAKTTAISNNIIEHNSPGAKDPEKRFDWITDDLDIAESSEIAYMAGCWVSYSQPDIARATIRLLNHTGIKPMILEEEKCCGLFLLDNGHLEQLAEHARKFVDYIESLGVKKVIASCPGCYLVLGKEYPKLYRELNFEVEHSLNVFKDMIADGTLKPNKLELTVSVRDACPMRDSKDVPRSILESMGVQVNELFDGKQMCCGGPGGLKPNFPEIANDIAMLTVQGYKDKADILASYCPFCVHHMEGACKSKGEEMKIKDVSVLLAESVLGEDFSSGTNSF